In a single window of the Prochlorococcus marinus str. AS9601 genome:
- a CDS encoding fatty acid desaturase encodes MKNYVDPPSFWNPTLGLFFGGYFLAFLSIWQWYRGVWPLPLLVATAFLALHIEGTVIHDACHKAAHPVPWINQAMGHGSAILLGFSFPVFTRVHLQHHIHVNHPKNDPDHIVSTFGPIWLIAPRFFYHEVFFFQRKLWRRYELLQWGIERSIFITIILAGLKFDFMNLIYNLWFGPALMVGVTLGIFFDYLPHRPFRSRNKWINSRVYPSKFMNLLIMGQNYHLIHHLWPSIPWFEYKIAYEKTKPLLDKKGSPQRVGIFESKDDIFNFIYDLLIGVRSHSKKRGKIRKIINLYPSFKIKKFLLKIVNKTFIGSN; translated from the coding sequence ATTAAAAATTACGTAGATCCGCCAAGTTTTTGGAATCCAACATTAGGTTTATTTTTTGGCGGTTATTTTCTCGCTTTTCTTAGCATATGGCAATGGTATAGAGGTGTTTGGCCTTTGCCTTTACTTGTAGCCACTGCTTTTTTAGCTTTACATATTGAGGGTACTGTAATTCATGATGCCTGTCATAAAGCTGCTCATCCAGTTCCTTGGATAAATCAAGCAATGGGGCATGGCTCAGCTATTCTGTTAGGGTTTAGCTTCCCAGTTTTTACTAGAGTTCATTTACAACATCATATTCACGTAAATCACCCCAAAAATGATCCAGATCATATTGTCAGTACTTTTGGTCCAATTTGGCTAATTGCTCCAAGATTTTTTTATCATGAGGTATTTTTCTTTCAAAGAAAACTCTGGCGAAGATATGAATTACTACAATGGGGAATTGAAAGATCAATATTCATAACAATCATATTAGCAGGTTTGAAATTTGACTTTATGAATTTAATTTATAATTTATGGTTCGGCCCAGCATTAATGGTAGGGGTCACTTTAGGAATATTTTTTGATTATTTACCCCATAGACCATTTAGATCAAGAAATAAATGGATAAATTCTCGAGTTTATCCAAGCAAATTTATGAATTTATTAATAATGGGACAAAATTATCATCTCATTCATCATCTTTGGCCATCGATTCCTTGGTTTGAATACAAAATAGCTTATGAAAAAACTAAGCCTTTATTGGATAAAAAAGGCTCCCCTCAAAGGGTTGGGATATTCGAAAGCAAAGATGACATTTTTAATTTTATTTATGATTTATTAATTGGTGTAAGGAGTCATAGCAAAAAGAGAGGGAAAATTAGAAAAATCATAAATTTATATCCAAGCTTTAAAATAAAAAAATTTTTATTAAAGATAGTAAACAAAACATTTATTGGAAGCAACTAA
- the ileS gene encoding isoleucine--tRNA ligase produces the protein MKSQNSKEQKSDFSYKETLNLLKTDFSMRANSVVREPEIQNFWAKNNIDFKLGSNNSGEIFTLHDGPPYANGALHMGHALNKVLKDIINKYKTLRGFRVHYVPGWDCHGLPIELKVLQNLKSDERKNLDTLNLRKKATDYAHIQINNQMEGFKRWGIWGDWDNPYLTLKKSYESAQIGVFGKMFLNGYIYRGLKPVHWSPSSRTALAEAELEYPDEHYSKSIYISLKITKISEEILLNFVQENLNIKREFFENNSFITIWTTTPWTIPANEAVAVNPKIKYVFAIDEEKRIYLFAKDLSTEISNKFNKDLKVLLEVKGSQLENIEYQHPSKNKNCRIVIGGDYITTESGTGIVHTAPGHGVDDFNVGQKYDLPITCVVDEKGNLNEYSGQFQGSNVLKDANDLIIEYLKGNNLLLLQENYKHRYPYDWRTKKPTIFRATEQWFASVNGFRSSALQAIEDVEWMPATGKKRIYSMVVGRGDWCISRQRSWGVPIPVFYKKNGNDILLNSEIINHIQELFSEHGADIWWDWDVKNLLPEKYARESDLWKKGTDTMDVWFDSGSSWAAVCELRSELKYPADLYLEGSDQHRGWFQSSLLTSVAVNNKPPYKKVLTHGFALDENGRKMSKSLGNVVDPNIIINGGNNKKTEPAYGADVLRLWVSSVDYSVDVPIGSNILKQLADVYRKVRNTARYLLGNIHDYDPNIDSYEIDQLPLLDQWMLGRLVEVTDQISNAYENYEFSKFFQILQSFCVVDLSNFYLDIAKDRLYVSSKSQFRRRSCQFVMSKVVENLAVLISPVLCHMAEDIWQNIPYLTKEKSVFQRGWPIFAQSWKNQILNEHIANLRNLRVEINKAIEGCRNKQIIGAALETEVNYLPEDKVVKDSLIWLQEFGSQDVDLFRDWLIVSNFQVVSDLVENSLIIDNNALGKIQIIKAQGQKCDRCWHYQKETFNGIQNTKLCKRCSNIINLEFT, from the coding sequence ATGAAATCTCAAAATAGCAAAGAACAAAAATCAGACTTTTCTTATAAAGAAACTTTAAATTTACTTAAAACTGACTTCTCAATGCGAGCAAACTCAGTTGTAAGAGAACCTGAGATTCAGAATTTTTGGGCTAAAAATAATATTGATTTCAAATTAGGGTCAAATAATTCAGGAGAAATATTTACATTACATGATGGCCCCCCTTATGCAAATGGAGCTCTTCATATGGGTCATGCCCTTAATAAAGTGTTAAAAGACATAATAAATAAGTATAAAACTTTAAGAGGATTTAGGGTGCATTACGTACCTGGTTGGGACTGTCATGGATTACCTATTGAATTAAAAGTTCTTCAGAATTTAAAATCTGATGAAAGAAAAAATCTTGACACTTTAAATCTAAGAAAAAAAGCAACAGATTATGCTCATATCCAAATTAATAATCAAATGGAGGGTTTCAAAAGGTGGGGCATATGGGGAGATTGGGATAACCCTTACTTAACCCTCAAGAAAAGTTATGAATCTGCTCAGATTGGAGTATTTGGGAAGATGTTTTTAAATGGCTATATATATCGAGGTCTTAAACCTGTGCATTGGAGCCCAAGTTCGAGGACTGCACTTGCAGAAGCAGAATTAGAATATCCTGATGAACATTATTCAAAAAGTATTTATATTTCTTTAAAAATAACAAAAATATCTGAGGAAATTTTATTAAATTTTGTCCAAGAAAATCTTAATATTAAAAGAGAATTTTTTGAAAATAATTCTTTCATAACTATTTGGACTACTACTCCTTGGACTATACCTGCAAATGAAGCAGTTGCAGTAAATCCAAAAATAAAGTATGTTTTTGCTATCGATGAAGAGAAACGAATTTACCTTTTTGCAAAAGATTTATCTACTGAAATAAGTAATAAATTTAATAAAGATTTAAAGGTGCTTTTAGAGGTTAAGGGCTCTCAATTAGAAAATATTGAATATCAACATCCTTCTAAAAATAAAAATTGCAGAATTGTAATTGGTGGAGATTATATTACTACAGAATCAGGTACTGGAATTGTTCATACCGCCCCTGGTCATGGAGTAGATGATTTTAATGTGGGTCAAAAATATGATTTACCCATAACATGTGTTGTTGATGAAAAAGGTAATTTAAATGAATATTCTGGTCAATTCCAAGGATCAAATGTTCTTAAAGATGCAAATGATTTAATTATTGAATATCTAAAGGGTAATAATTTGCTTCTATTACAAGAAAATTATAAGCATAGATATCCGTATGATTGGAGAACTAAAAAACCAACTATTTTTAGGGCAACAGAACAATGGTTTGCATCTGTAAATGGCTTTAGATCATCCGCATTACAGGCAATCGAAGATGTTGAATGGATGCCAGCAACTGGAAAGAAAAGAATTTATTCTATGGTTGTTGGTAGAGGAGATTGGTGTATTTCAAGACAAAGGTCATGGGGAGTCCCAATTCCAGTTTTTTATAAAAAAAATGGTAATGATATTCTTCTTAACAGCGAGATAATTAATCATATTCAAGAACTTTTTAGCGAACATGGAGCAGATATTTGGTGGGATTGGGATGTTAAGAATCTATTGCCAGAAAAATATGCAAGAGAATCGGATCTATGGAAAAAAGGAACAGATACAATGGATGTCTGGTTCGATTCAGGATCTAGCTGGGCCGCAGTATGTGAACTAAGAAGTGAATTAAAGTATCCAGCCGATCTTTATTTAGAGGGATCAGATCAACATCGAGGATGGTTTCAGTCTTCTTTGCTAACATCTGTAGCAGTCAATAATAAACCTCCATATAAAAAAGTTTTAACGCACGGTTTTGCACTTGATGAAAACGGAAGAAAAATGAGTAAATCTTTAGGGAATGTTGTTGATCCAAATATAATTATTAATGGAGGTAACAATAAAAAAACTGAACCTGCTTACGGCGCTGATGTTTTAAGGCTATGGGTAAGCTCTGTAGATTATTCAGTTGATGTTCCAATTGGTTCAAATATACTCAAGCAACTTGCAGACGTTTATAGAAAAGTTCGAAATACTGCAAGATATCTTCTAGGTAATATTCATGATTATGATCCAAATATTGATAGTTATGAAATTGATCAGTTACCTCTCCTAGATCAATGGATGTTAGGCAGGTTAGTTGAGGTTACAGATCAAATATCAAATGCTTATGAAAATTATGAATTTTCAAAATTTTTTCAAATCTTACAAAGTTTTTGTGTTGTTGATCTATCAAATTTTTATTTGGATATTGCGAAGGATAGGTTATATGTAAGTTCTAAATCACAATTTAGAAGAAGATCATGCCAGTTTGTTATGTCAAAAGTTGTTGAAAATTTAGCCGTACTTATTTCTCCAGTGCTTTGTCATATGGCTGAGGATATTTGGCAAAATATTCCATATTTAACTAAAGAAAAATCAGTATTTCAAAGGGGATGGCCAATATTTGCACAGTCATGGAAAAATCAAATTCTTAATGAGCATATTGCAAATTTAAGAAATTTGAGAGTTGAAATTAATAAAGCTATAGAAGGATGTAGGAACAAACAAATAATTGGAGCAGCTTTAGAAACTGAAGTTAATTATTTGCCTGAAGATAAAGTTGTAAAAGATTCACTAATTTGGCTACAGGAATTTGGCAGTCAAGATGTAGATTTATTTAGGGATTGGCTTATAGTGTCAAACTTTCAAGTGGTATCCGATTTGGTAGAGAATTCTCTAATTATAGATAATAATGCACTTGGTAAGATTCAGATAATAAAAGCACAGGGACAAAAATGTGATAGATGTTGGCATTATCAAAAAGAAACTTTTAATGGAATTCAAAATACAAAATTATGTAAAAGATGTTCAAATATTATTAATCTTGAATTTACTTAA